A stretch of Macadamia integrifolia cultivar HAES 741 chromosome 7, SCU_Mint_v3, whole genome shotgun sequence DNA encodes these proteins:
- the LOC122084167 gene encoding G-type lectin S-receptor-like serine/threonine-protein kinase LECRK3, whose amino-acid sequence MAAAATFVFLLLLSALYASAVIAAQQIRSSNISLGSSLSPSSTNSSWLSPSGRFAFGFYPQGNGFAIGIWFAQIPQHTVVWTSNRDDPPLSSNVTLNLTSDGSLVLQVTQQDQPKSIADDSQSASWASMLDTGNFVLYNSTAMIFWQSFDQVPTDTILPGQQLHAGQELISGLSETDHSTGNFRLKMQYDGNIVQYPINTQDAPQNAYWGSTTNVQDNLTLNLDADGGYLYFLTSNGSTRWNESSRGNTPINKNGFYRMTIDIDGIFRVYSLNVDQRKSSWSINWESSKDKCEPKGICGVNSFCTIRDQGTICNCIPSFNFIDESRQSLGCQPKFEVDQGCGNETQNSNSMYTLENASWEDGQYSVLSSLIEEECKNACLADTNCEAATFKGQECIKQKFPLRYRRRIMDESTTTILTFVKVRTQMSCSPTPPSDHGAVTKESKGGANEGILITSLSFNACAFMVFFGFLVHRYHVRAYTKIPEHPNIGLVEEIGLRSFTFDELEKVTKGFKEVVGKGAFSTVFKGTLPNDERIVAVKRLDKLFEESEREFQTEIRVIAKTHHRNLVKLIGYCCDGPNRLLVYEYMSNGTLADFLFNSERTLCWHERVNIALNIARGILYLHEECDNQIIHCDIKPQNILMDEYGCPKIADFGLSKLLKMDQTKTQTGIRGTRGYVAPEWWHRNLRVTVKADVYSYGIVFLEIICRRRGIDVNVPEEETVLTNWVYDCFETNELGKLLVDEDVEEKGLDRMIRVAIWCLQDDPSLRPSMKKVVLMLEGTIDVPIPPSPTYFLNAM is encoded by the coding sequence ATGGCTGCCGCTGCTACCTTTGTGTTTCTACTACTCCTCTCTGCACTTTACGCTTCTGCAGTAATAGCAGCTCAACAAATTAGATCATCCAACATTAGCTTAGgctcctctctttctccttcttccacCAATTCTTCATGGCTTTCTCCTTCTGGTCGATTTGCTTTTGGATTCTATCCACAAGGAAATGGGTTTGCCATTGGAATTTGGTTTGCCCAAATACCTCAACATACTGTGGTATGGACATCAAACCGAGACGATCCACCTTTGTCTAGCAACGTTACTTTGAACCTTACTAGTGATGGTAGCTTGGTGTTGCAAGTCACACAACAAGACCAACCAAAATCTATTGCAGACGATTCTCAGTCAGCTTCTTGGGCTTCCATGCTTGACACCGGCAATTTCGTTCTATATAATTCAACCGCAATGATCTTTTGGCAAAGTTTTGATCAGGTCCCAACCGACACCATTCTTCCAGGTCAACAACTACACGCAGGGCAGGAGTTGATCTCTGGTTTATCAGAAACCGACCACTCCACTGGAAATTTTAGGCTCAAGATGCAGTATGATGGCAACATTGTTCAATATCCCATTAACACTCAAGATGCACCCCAGAATGCTTATTGGGGATCAACTACCAATGTACAAGACAACCTTACATTAAATCTTGATGCTGATGGAGGATACTTGTATTTTCTCACTAGCAATGGTTCCACTCGATGGAATGAATCTTCCAGAGGAAATACTCCCATCAACAAAAACGGTTTTTACCGCATGACGATCGATATTGATGGGATCTTTAGAGTCTATTCTCTTAATGTGGATCAGAGGAAGAGTAGCTGGTCCATCAACTGGGAATCATCGAAAGATAAGTGCGAACCCAAGGGCATTTGCGGCGTGAACTCATTTTGTACTATCAGGGATCAGGGGACTATATGCAACTGTATTCCTAGTTTCAACTTCATTGATGAGAGTCGCCAAAGTTTGGGTTGCCAGCCAAAGTTTGAAGTTGATCAGGGTTGCGGAAATGAAACACAGAACAGCAACTCTATGTATACGTTGGAGAACGCTTCTTGGGAAGATGGTCAATATTCAGTTTTATCATCTCTAATTGAAGAAGAATGCAAAAATGCTTGCTTGGCTGACACTAACTGTGAAGCTGCAACGTTTAAAGGCCAGGAATGCATTAAACAGAAGTTCCCATTGAGAtacagaagaagaataatggaTGAATCTACCACCACCATCTTAACTTTTGTTAAAGTTAGGACTCAGATGAGTTGTAGCCCCACCCCTCCAAGTGATCATGGGGCGGTAACAAAAGAAAGCAAGGGAGGAGCAAATGAAGGTATCTTAATTACCAGTCTTTCATTTAATGCTTGTGCGTTTATggtattttttggttttcttgttcATCGGTATCATGTTAGGGCATATACAAAGATCCCAGAACATCCAAACATAGGATTAGTTGAGGAGATCGGACTTCGATCATTTACATTTGATGAGCTTGAGAAAGTTACAAAAGGTTTCAAAGAAGTGGTGGGTAAAGGAGCTTTCAGCACAGTTTTTAAAGGAACCTTGCCAAATGACGAGAGGATCGTAGCTGTCAAGAGACTAGATAAATTGTTTGAAGAAAGTGAGAGAGAATTTCAGACTGAGATAAGAGTAATTGCAAAAACCCATCACAGAAACCTAGTAAAATTGATTGGTTATTGTTGTGATGGTCCAAATAGGCTTCTGGTGTATGAGTACATGAGCAATGGAACACTTGCAGACTTCCTCTTCAATTCGGAAAGAACACTATGTTGGCATGAAAGGGTGAATATTGCTCTCAACATAGCTAGAGGAATCCTCTACCTACATGAAGAGTGTGACAACCAGATCATCCACTGTGACATAAAGCCTCAAAACATCCTCATGGATGAATACGGATGTCCAAAGATTGCTGATTTTGGATTGTCAAAGCTGTTAAAGATGGACCAAACTAAGACTCAGACTGGGATCAGAGGGACAAGAGGGTATGTTGCACCTGAGTGGTGGCACCGGAATTTGCGGGTAACAGTGAAAGCAGATGTTTACAGTTATGGGATCGTGTTTTTGGAGATAATATGCCGTAGAAGGGGAATCGATGTGAATGTTCCAGAGGAAGAAACCGTCCTCACAAATTGGGTCTACGACTGTTTTGAGACTAATGAGCTTGGTAAGCTGTTGGTTGACGAAGATGTGGAAGAAAAAGGATTAGATAGGatgattagggtggcaatttgGTGTCTCCAAGATGATCCCTCGCTTCGACCCTCCATGAAGAAGGTGGTCTTGATGTTAGAAGGGACCATAGATGTTCCGATTCCTCCTAGTCCCACTTATTTCCTCAATGCAATGTAA
- the LOC122085167 gene encoding G-type lectin S-receptor-like serine/threonine-protein kinase LECRK1, with protein sequence MAALTTFVFLLLLSSALYVSAVVAAQQIRSSNISLGSSLAPASSTNSSSWLSPSGRFAFGFYPQGNGFAVGIWFAQIPEHTVVWTVNRDDPPLSTNATLNLTRDGSLILQPTQQDQPKAIGDDSKSASWASMLDTGNFVLYNSTGSIIWQSFDHSPTDTLLPGQRLMAGQELFSGLSETDHSTGIFRLKMQYDGNLVQYPIRTDDTGSYAYWASGTYGQGDNCSLNLDADGYLYLLNGTGFIIKNLSSGETPINRNVFYRMTIDVDGIFRLYSLNLDRKSSWSIGWVSSTNSCDPKGICGLNAYCTLRDQRAVCNCIPGFNYINQSRQGFGCQAKLEAESCGNETQNSSNSIYKLENISWEDDQYSVLSSQTEGECKDACLGDANCEAAMFKDQQCSKQKLPLRYGRMIVDTSTTTTFTFVKVSRSCSPNTPSDHMGTKERKGGLSTQGILIICLTLTAIVFMVFAFSAFLVYQNHVLAYKKISDQEAKNIGLVEEIGLRSFTYGELEKITEGFKEVVGRGAFSTVFKGTLSNGMRIIAVKKLDKVLDESERVFQTEMRVIAKTHHRNLVQLLGYCCDGPNRLLVYEYMSNGSLANFLFKSERPPCWNERVNIALNIARGILYLHEECDTQIIHCDIKPQNILMDEYRCPKIADFGLSKLLKIDQTRTQTGIRGTRGYVAPEWHRNMPITVKADIYSFGVLFLELICCRRGIDMNVPEEEVILTEWVYNSFETGELRKLVGEEEVDERRLDRMVRVGIWCIQDDPSLRPSMKKVVLMLEGTVEVPVPPSPTSFLSTM encoded by the coding sequence ATGGCTGCTCTTACTACCTTTGTGTTTCTACTACTACTCTCTTCTGCACTTTATGTTTCTGCAGTAGTAGCAGCTCAACAAATTAGGTCATCCAACATTAGCTTAGGTTCTTCTCTCGCCCCTGCTTCCTCCACCAATTCATCATCATGGCTATCTCCTTCTGGTCGATTTGCCTTTGGATTTTATCCACAAGGAAATGGGTTTGCCGTTGGAATTTGGTTTGCCCAAATACCCGAACATACCGTGGTTTGGACAGTAAACCGAGACGATCCACCTTTGTCTACCAACGCTACTTTGAACCTTACAAGAGATGGTAGCTTGATCCTGCAACCCACACAACAAGACCAACCAAAAGCTATTGGTGACGATTCGAAGTCTGCCTCTTGGGCTTCCATGCTTGACACAGGCAATTTCGTTCTATATAATTCAACCGGAAGTATCATTTGGCAAAGTTTTGATCACTCCCCCACCGATACCCTTCTCCCAGGTCAGCGGCTAATGGCAGGGCAGGAGCTATTCTCTGGTTTATCAGAAACCGACCACTCGACCGGAATATTCCGGCTCAAAATGCAGTATGACGGCAACCTTGTTCAATACCCCATTAGAACTGATGACACAGGCTCATATGCATATTGGGCCTCAGGTACTTATGGGCAAGGAGACAACTGTTCATTAAATCTTGATGCTGATGGATATCTGTATTTGCTGAATGGTACCGGTTTCATTATAAAGAATCTTTCTTCTGGTGAAACTCCCATCAACAGGAACGTTTTCTACCGCATGACCATCGATGTTGATGGGATCTTCAGACTCTATTCACTTAATCTGGATCGGAAGAGCAGTTGGTCTATTGGATGGGTATCATCAACCAATAGTTGTGACCCCAAAGGCATTTGCGGATTGAACGCGTATTGTACTCTCAGGGATCAACGGGCCGTATGCAACTGTATTCCTGGTTTCAACTACATTAACCAGAGTCGCCAAGGTTTTGGTTGCCAAGCAAAATTAGAAGCTGAGAGCTGTGGAAATGAAACACAAAATAGCAGCAACTCCATATATAAATTGGAGAACATCTCATGGGAAGATGATCAATATTCAGTTTTATCATCCCAAACTGAAGGAGAATGCAAAGATGCTTGTTTGGGAGATGCTAACTGTGAGGCTGCAATGTTTAAAGACCAGCAGTGCAGTAAACAGAAGCTCCCGTTGAGATACGGAAGAATGATAGTAGATACTTCCACCACTACTACCTTCACTTTTGTTAAAGTCAGCAGGAGTTGTAGCCCCAACACTCCAAGTGATCATATGGGAACCAAAGAAAGGAAAGGCGGGCTAAGTACTCAAGGTATCTTAATTATCTGCCTTACATTGACTGCCATTGTATTTATGGTATTTGCATTTTCTGCCTTTCTTGTTTACCAAAACCATGTTTTGGCGTATAAGAAGATCTCAGATCAGGAGGCAAAAAATATAGGATTAGTTGAAGAGATCGGACTTCGATCATTTACATATGGTGAGCTCGAGAAAATAACAGAAGGTTTCAAAGAAGTGGTGGGTAGGGGAGCTTTCAGCACTGTTTTTAAAGGCACCTTATCAAATGGCATGAGGATCATAGCTGTCAAGAAACTGGACAAAGTGTTAGATGAAAGTGAGAGAGTGTTTCAAACTGAAATGAGAGTGATTGCCAAAACCCATCACAGAAACCTAGTTCAATTGCTTGGTTATTGTTGTGATGGTCCAAATAGGCTTCTGGTGTACGAGTATATGAGCAATGGATCACTTGCGAATTTTCTCTTCAAATCCGAAAGACCACCATGTTGGAATGAAAGGGTGAATATCGCTCTCAACATAGCTAGAGGTATCCTCTACCTACATGAAGAGTGTGACACCCAAATAATCCACTGTGACATAAAGCCTCAAAATATACTCATGGACGAGTACCGATGTCCAAAGATTGCTGATTTTGGATTATCAAAGCTGTTAAAGATAGACCAAACTAGGACTCAAACTGGGATCAGAGGGACCAGAGGGTATGTTGCACCTGAGTGGCACCGAAACATGCCTATAACAGTTAAGGCAGATATTTACAGTTTTGGGGTCCTGTTTCTAGAGTTAATATGTTGTAGAAGGGGCATTGATATGAATGTTCCAGAGGAAGAAGTCATCCTCACAGAATGGGTCTACAATAGTTTTGAGACAGGTGAGCTTCGTAAGTTGGTTGGTGAGGAAGAGGTGGACGAAAGAAGATTGGATAGGATGGTTAGGGTCGGAATTTGGTGTATCCAAGATGACCCCTCACTTCGTCCTTCCATGAAGAAGGTAGTCCTGATGTTGGAAGGGACTGTAGAGGTACCGGTTCCTCCTAGTCCCACTTCTTTTCTGAGTACCATGTAA
- the LOC122084168 gene encoding G-type lectin S-receptor-like serine/threonine-protein kinase LECRK1: protein MAALTTFVFLLLLSSALYVSAVVAAQQIRSSNISLGSSLAPASSSTNSSSWLSTSGRFAFGFYPQGNGFAVGIWFAQIPEHTVVWTVNRDDPPLSTNATLNLTRDGSLILQPTQQDQTKAIGDDSKSASWASMLDTGNFVLYNSTGSIIWQSFDHSPTNTLLPGQRLTAGQELFSGLSETDHSTGIFRLKMQYDGNLVQYPIRTDDTGSYAYWASGTDGQGDNCSLNLDADGYLYLLNGTGFIIKNLSSGETPINRNVFYRMTIDVDGIFRLYSLNLDRKSSWSIGWVSSTNSCDPKGICGLNAYCTLRDQRAVCNCIPGFNYINQSRQGFGCQAKLEAESCGNETQNSSNSISTLENISWEDDQYSVLSSQTEGECKDACLGDANCEAAMFKDQQCSKQKLPLRYGRMIVGTSTTTTFTFVKVSRSCSPNTPSDHMGTKESKGGLSTQGILIICLTLTAIVFMVFAFSAFLVYQNHVLAYKKISDQEAKNIGLVEEIGLRSFTYGELEKITEGFKEVVGRGAFSTVFKGTLSNGMRIIAVKKLDKVLDESERVFQTEMRVIAKTHHRNLVQLLGYCCDGPNRLLVYEYMSNGSLANFLFKSERPPCWNERVNIALNIARGILYLHEECDTQIIHCDIKPQNILMDEYRCPKIADFGLSKLLKTDQTRTQTGIRGTRGYVAPEWHRNMPITVKADIYSFGVLFLELICCRRGIDMNVPEEEVILTEWVYNSFETGELVSWLVRKRWTKEDWIGWLGSEFGVSKMTPHFVLP from the coding sequence ATGGCTGCTCTTACTACCTTTGTGTTTCTACTACTACTCTCTTCTGCACTTTATGTTTCTGCAGTAGTAGCAGCTCAACAAATTAGGTCATCCAACATTAGCTTAGGTTCTTCTCTCGCCCCTGCTTCCTCCTCCACCAATTCATCATCATGGCTATCTACTTCTGGTCGATTTGCCTTTGGATTTTATCCACAAGGAAATGGGTTTGCCGTTGGAATTTGGTTTGCCCAAATACCCGAACATACCGTGGTTTGGACAGTAAACCGAGACGATCCACCTTTGTCTACCAACGCTACTTTGAACCTTACAAGAGATGGTAGCTTGATCCTGCAACCCACACAACAAGACCAAACAAAAGCTATTGGTGACGATTCGAAGTCTGCCTCTTGGGCTTCCATGCTTGACACAGGCAATTTCGTTCTATATAATTCAACCGGAAGTATCATTTGGCAAAGTTTTGATCACTCTCCCACCAATACCCTTCTCCCAGGTCAGCGGCTAACGGCAGGGCAGGAGCTATTCTCTGGTTTATCAGAAACCGACCACTCGACCGGAATATTCCGGCTCAAAATGCAGTATGACGGCAACCTTGTTCAATACCCCATTAGAACTGATGACACAGGCTCATATGCATATTGGGCCTCAGGTACTGATGGGCAAGGAGACAACTGTTCATTAAATCTTGATGCTGATGGATATCTGTATTTGCTGAATGGTACCGGTTTCATTATAAAGAATCTTTCTTCTGGTGAAACTCCCATCAACAGGAACGTTTTCTACCGCATGACCATCGATGTTGATGGGATCTTCAGACTCTATTCACTTAATCTGGATCGGAAGAGCAGTTGGTCTATTGGATGGGTATCATCAACCAATAGTTGTGACCCCAAAGGCATTTGCGGATTGAACGCGTATTGTACTCTCAGGGATCAACGGGCCGTATGCAACTGTATTCCTGGTTTCAACTACATTAACCAGAGTCGCCAAGGTTTTGGTTGCCAAGCAAAATTAGAAGCTGAGAGCTGTGGAAATGAAACACAAAATAGCAGCAACTCCATATCTACGTTGGAGAACATCTCATGGGAAGATGATCAATATTCAGTTTTATCATCCCAAACTGAAGGAGAATGCAAAGATGCTTGTTTGGGAGATGCTAACTGTGAGGCTGCAATGTTTAAAGACCAGCAGTGCAGTAAACAGAAGCTCCCGTTGAGATACGGAAGAATGATAGTAGGTACTTCCACCACTACTACCTTCACTTTTGTTAAAGTCAGCAGGAGTTGTAGCCCCAACACTCCAAGTGATCATATGGGaaccaaagaaagcaaaggcGGGCTAAGTACTCAAGGTATCTTAATTATCTGCCTTACATTGACTGCCATTGTATTTATGGTATTTGCATTTTCTGCCTTTCTTGTTTACCAAAACCATGTTTTGGCGTATAAGAAGATCTCAGATCAGGAGGCAAAAAATATAGGATTAGTTGAAGAGATCGGACTTCGATCATTTACATATGGTGAGCTCGAGAAAATAACAGAAGGTTTCAAAGAAGTGGTGGGTAGGGGAGCTTTCAGCACTGTTTTTAAAGGCACCTTATCAAATGGCATGAGGATCATAGCTGTCAAGAAACTGGACAAAGTGTTAGATGAAAGTGAGAGAGTGTTTCAAACTGAAATGAGAGTGATTGCCAAAACCCATCACAGAAACCTAGTTCAATTGCTTGGTTATTGTTGTGATGGTCCAAATAGGCTTCTGGTGTACGAGTATATGAGCAATGGATCACTTGCGAATTTTCTCTTCAAATCCGAAAGACCACCATGTTGGAATGAAAGGGTGAATATCGCTCTCAACATAGCTAGAGGTATCCTCTACCTACATGAAGAGTGTGACACCCAGATAATCCACTGTGACATAAAGCCTCAAAATATACTCATGGACGAGTACCGATGTCCAAAGATTGCTGATTTTGGATTATCAAAGCTGTTGAAGACAGACCAAACTAGGACTCAAACTGGGATCAGAGGGACCAGAGGGTATGTTGCACCTGAGTGGCACCGAAACATGCCTATAACAGTTAAGGCAGATATTTACAGTTTTGGGGTCCTGTTTCTAGAGTTAATATGTTGTAGAAGGGGCATTGATATGAATGTTCCAGAGGAAGAAGTCATCCTCACAGAATGGGTCTACAATAGTTTTGAGACAGGTGAGCTCGTAAGCTGGTTGGTGAGGAAGAGGTGGACGAAAGAAGACTGGATAGGATGGTTAGGGTCGGAATTTGGTGTATCCAAGATGACCCCTCACTTCGTCCTTCCATGA